A genomic stretch from Scomber scombrus chromosome 8, fScoSco1.1, whole genome shotgun sequence includes:
- the akr1a1b gene encoding aldo-keto reductase family 1 member A1-B, with protein MNDFAVLNTGRKMPLLGLGTWKSEPGKVKQAVIWALQSGYRHIDCAAIYGNEVEIGEAIQETLGPDKALRREDVFITSKLWNNKHHPDDVEPSLLKTLKDLKLEYLDLYLIHWPYAFQRGDTSFPRNEDGTLLYDDIDYKLTWAAMEKLVGKGLVRAIGLSNFNSRQIDDVLSVASIKPTVLQVEGHPYLAQVELLAHCRDRGLVLTAYSPLGSPDRAWKQPDEPILLNEPLLATLAEKYKKSPAQIILRWQTQRGVVTIPKSVTESRIKENIQVFDFTLEAEEMKSITALDKGWRYIVPMIEVDGKRVPRDAGHPHYPFNDPY; from the exons ATGAATGACTTTGCAGTTCTCAACACGGGGCGGAAGATGCCCCTCCTCGGACTGGGGACGTGGAAGAGTGAGCCAGGAAAG GTGAAGCAAGCTGTCATTTGGGCCTTGCAGAGTGGGTATCGTCACATTGACTGTGCAGCCATCTATGGCAACGAGGTTGAGATTGGAGAGGCCATTCAGGAGACACTTGGCCCCGACAAG GCCCTGAGACGAGAGGACGTGTTCATCACATCCAAGCTGTGGAACAATAAACATCACCCGGACGATGTGGAGCCGTCCCTCTTGAAGACCCTGAAGGACCTGAAGCTGGAATATCTGGACCTCTACCTCATCCACTGGCCCTACGCCTTCCA ACGAGGAGACACTAGTTTCCCCAGAAATGAAGATGGCACCTTGCTGTATGATGACATTGACTACAAGCTGACCTGGGCTGCCATGGAGAAGCTGGTGGGGAAGGGCCTTGTCCGAGCCATCGGCCTATCCAACTTCAACAGTCGGCAGATAGATGACGTCCTGTCTGTCGCTAGCATCAAACCAACTGTGCTTCAG GTAGAGGGTCACCCCTACCTGGCCCAGGTAGAGCTACTGGCCCACTGTCGGGATCGGGGCCTGGTGTTGACGGCTTACAGCCCTCTGGGATCTCCTGACCGGGCCTGGAAACAGCCAGACGAACCCATCCTGCTCAATGAGCCTTTGCTTGCCACCCTCGcagagaaatataaaaagtCGCCTGCTCAGATTATTCTCAG GTGGCAGACACAGCGAGGAGTGGTAACAATCCCCAAGAGTGTGACAGAGTCCCGGATCAAAGAGAATATTCAG gTGTTTGACTTCACCCTTGAagcagaggaaatgaaaagtATCACGGCTCTAGATAAAGGATGGCGCTACATTGTACCAATGATTGAA